The following is a genomic window from Mycolicibacterium sp. TY81.
GGTAACAAGGCCAGCGCCATCGCCGCGGCCCGAACCGCCGGCCTACCGGCGCTCGCATCGTCGGCTCCGTCTGCGTCAGTCAGCGAATTGCTCACGGCCGCAGCCGGTATGGAGTTTCCCCTGTTCGTCAAGGCCGTCTCGGGTGGTGGCGGACGTGGCATGCGGCGGGTGACCGAGCCGGCCGCGCTGGCCGAGGCCATCGCGGCGGCGTCGCGCGAAGCGGAGTCTGCTTTCGGTGACCCGAACGTCTACCTCGAGCAGGCGGTCCTCAACCCCCGCCACATCGAGGTGCAGATACTGGCCGACGGAACCGGCGAGGTGATCCATCTCTTCGAACGGGACTGCAGTGTGCAACGCCGGCACCAGAAGGTGGTCGAGCTGGCCCCCGCCCCGAACCTCACCGACGAACTGCGGAACCGGATCTGTTCTGATGCGGTGACATTCGCGCGCCAGATCGGTTACTTCTGCGCCGGAACCGTCGAGTTCCTGCTCGACGAGCGCGGGCACCATGTGTTCATCGAGTGCAATCCGCGCATTCAGGTCGAGCACACGGTGACCGAGGAGATCACCGACGTCGACCTGGTCACCGCCCAGTTGCGGATCGCGGCCGGCCGGTCGTTGGCCGAGCTCGGGCTGAGCCAGGATCGTGTCAGAATCCGTGGCGCCGCCATGCAGTGCCGCATCACCACCGAAGATCCCGCCAACGGTTTCCGTCCCGACACCGGCCGGATCACCGCCTACCGTTCTCCCGGCGGTGCCGGCGTCCGGTTGGACGGCGGCACCAACGTCGGTGCGGAGATCAGCGCCCACTTCGACTCGATGCTGGTCAAACTCACCTGCCGCGGCCACGACTTCGCGACGGCGGTCAGGAGGGCCCGACGCGCCCTCGCGGAGTTCCGCATCCGCGGGGTGTCGACGAACATCCCCTTCCTGCAAGCGGTTCTCGATGATCCGGACTTCGCCGCAAGCAAGGTGTCGACATCGTTCATCGACGAGCGTGCGCAACTGCTGACGGCCCACACTCCAGGGGACCGCGGCACGCGCATCCTCAACTACCTCGCGGATGTCACGGTGAACCAACCGCATGGCGGTCGTCCATCGGCTGTGTATCCACGTGACAAGCTGCCGAAGATCGATCTCGACGGTCCGGCACCGGCGGGCAGCAAGCAGCTGCTGACCGAGCTCGGCCCAGAGCGCTTTGCGGCCGCCCTGCTGGAGTCGCCGCGGCTGTGGGTCACCGACACCACGTTCCGCGACGCCCATCAGTCGCTACTCGCAACTCGAGTGCGTACCTCGGGCCTGGTCAAGGTGGCCCCGTACGTGGCGCGCATGACGCCGCAGCTGCTGTCGGTCGAGTGCTGGGGCGGCGCGACCTACGACGTGGCGCTTCGGTTCCTGAAAGAGGACCCGTGGGAGCGGCTGGCCGCGCTGCGGGAGGCGATGCCCAACATCTGCCTCCAGATGCTGTTGCGCGGCCGGAACACCGTGGGTTACACACCCTATCCGACATCGGTCACGTCGGCGTTCGTACAGGAGGCCACCGCCACCGGCATCGACATCTTCCGCATCTTCGACGCGCTGAACAACGTGGAGTCGATGCGGCCGGCGATCGATGCAGTGCGCGAAACCGGTTCCGCGGTGGCCGAAGTCGCGATGTCCTACACCGGCAACCTCTCCGACCCCGCGGAGACGCTGTACACGCTCGACTACTGGCTGAAGCTGGCCGAGCAGATCGTCGATGCCGGTGCCCACGTGCTGGCAATCAAGGACATGGCCGGTCTGCTGCGACCACCCGCGGCGGCAAAACTCGTGTCGGCGTTGCGATCCCGTTTCGACCTGCCTGTACACGTCCACACCCACGACACCCCAGGTGGACAGCTGGCCACGTACGTCGCGGCCTGGCAGGCCGGTGCCTCTGCAGTCGACGGGGCGGCGGCACCGCTGGCCGGCACCACCAGCCAGCCTGCGCTGTCGTCGATCGTTGCGGCAGCCGCGCACACCGCGCACGACACCGGTCTGTCGTTGGCAAACGTCTGTGAGCTGGAACCGTATTGGGAGGCGTTGCGCCGCGTCTACGCGCCGTTCGAGGCGGGCCTGCCCGCACCGACCGGCCGCGTGTACACCCACGAGATCCCGGGCGGGCAGCTCAGCAATCTGCGTACCCAGGCCGCCGCCCTCGGGCTGGGCGGCCGGTTCGAGGACATCGAAAACGCCTATGCCGGAGCAGATCACGCTCTCGGCAGGCTGGTGAAGGTGACGCCGTCGAGCAAGGTGGTAGGTGATCTTGCGCTGGCGCTCGTCGGCGCCGGGATGAGCGCCGGGGAGTTCGCCGCCGACCCGCACCGCTGCGACATCCCGGATTCGGTGATCGGCTTCCTCCGCGGCGAGCTCGGCGACCCGCCCGGCGGCTGGCCGGAACCCTTGCGCAGCAAGGCCCTTCGCGGAAGGTCCGACACCAGGCCGACGGCAACCCTCACCGTCGAGGACTACGCCGAACTGGCGGAACCCGGTCTTACCCGCCGAGCGGCCCTGAATCGGCTGCTCTTCCCCGGTCCGACCCGCGAATTCCGCACGCATCGAGAACAATTCGGCGACACCTCCCGCCTGAGCGCCAACCAGTTCTTCTACGGGCTGCGCCGCGGCGAAGAGCACCGCGTCGAGTTGGAGAAGGGCGTCGAGCTGCTCATCGGTCTCGAGGCCATCTCCGAGCCCGATGACCGCGGCATGCGGACGGTGCTGTGCCTGTTGAACGGTCAGCTACGCCCGATCCTGGTGCGGGACAGGTCGATCGACAGCGCAGTCCGCGCGGTGGAGAAAGCGGACCGCGGCAACCCGGACCACGTTGCGGCGCCGTTCGCCGGCGTCGTGACGATCCGGGTGACCGTTGGCGAGCGGGTGAGCGCCGGCCAAACGGTCGCCACCATCGAGGCGATGAAGATGGAGGCAGCCATCACGTCGCCGAGAGCCGGTACCGTCACGCGGCTCGCGGTGGCGCCCACGGCCAGTGTCGAAGGCAATGACCTGCTGGTGGTGGTCAGCTGACCGTCGTAGTGTTCACGGCACGACGACGAGCTTGCCGTGCACATGGCCCGTCGTGCTCGCCGAGAGCGCGGCACCGGCTTCGGTCAGCGGGTACGTCTCGCTGATCGAGACGGCAAGACGTTCCTGCGCGACAAGCGTCGCGAGTTCGCGAAGGGCGGCGCCCAGTTCGCTTCCGGACCCACCGGCGTGCACCTCGATGCCGGTGTCGGCCTGGTCGAAGGCGACCAGCGTGAGCACCCGGGCCGGATCGCCGGTGAGCTCGATCGACAACGGAATCTCGCCGCGACCGGAGGCGTCGAGAACGGCGTCGACTCCGTCGGGTGCGGCGGCCCGCACCCTCTCGAGCAGACCATCGCCGTAGGTGACCGGCGTCGCGCCGAGCGAACGCAGGTATTCGTGGTTGGATTCACCCGCCGTGCCAATGACATTGACACCCTGAGCCTTTGCGAGCTGGACGGCAAAAGTACCTACGCCGCCCGCGGCCGCATGGATGAGCAGGGTGTCGCCCGCCTTGACGCCGAGCTTCCCCAGCACCGTGTACGCAGTGCCGCCCGCGCCTGCCAGCGAGCCCGCCACTTCCCAGCCGACGCCCTCAGGCTTACGGACGAGCTCGGCAGCTTCCGCCAGCGCAAGATCCGCGAACGAACCTGTCGTCGACCGGCCCAGAACCTCGTCGCCAACCGCCCACTCGGTCACCTCGGACCCAACGGCGTCGACGACGCCGGCCACGTCGGACCCCACACCGGCGGGCAGCTCGAGCGGCATCAGTTCGCGCATGTATCCGCCGAGGATCTTCCAGTCGATCGGATTGACGCCCGCGGCACGTACCGCGATTCGCACCTGGGTGGGTCCGGGAGCCGGCGGCTCGACATCGACCACTCGCAAAACCTCAGGTGTGCCGTATTCGGCGAACTGCACTACTCGCGACATCGATTCGTCTCCAATCGGTTTCCGGGCGCTGGCCC
Proteins encoded in this region:
- a CDS encoding pyruvate carboxylase translates to MPERAITKVLVANRGEIAIRAFRAAYELGIATVAVYAHEDRNSPHRLKADESYQIGEPGHPVRAYLSVPDIIRVAQLSGADAVYPGYGFLSENPQLAAACAAAGITFVGPSAGVLELTGNKASAIAAARTAGLPALASSAPSASVSELLTAAAGMEFPLFVKAVSGGGGRGMRRVTEPAALAEAIAAASREAESAFGDPNVYLEQAVLNPRHIEVQILADGTGEVIHLFERDCSVQRRHQKVVELAPAPNLTDELRNRICSDAVTFARQIGYFCAGTVEFLLDERGHHVFIECNPRIQVEHTVTEEITDVDLVTAQLRIAAGRSLAELGLSQDRVRIRGAAMQCRITTEDPANGFRPDTGRITAYRSPGGAGVRLDGGTNVGAEISAHFDSMLVKLTCRGHDFATAVRRARRALAEFRIRGVSTNIPFLQAVLDDPDFAASKVSTSFIDERAQLLTAHTPGDRGTRILNYLADVTVNQPHGGRPSAVYPRDKLPKIDLDGPAPAGSKQLLTELGPERFAAALLESPRLWVTDTTFRDAHQSLLATRVRTSGLVKVAPYVARMTPQLLSVECWGGATYDVALRFLKEDPWERLAALREAMPNICLQMLLRGRNTVGYTPYPTSVTSAFVQEATATGIDIFRIFDALNNVESMRPAIDAVRETGSAVAEVAMSYTGNLSDPAETLYTLDYWLKLAEQIVDAGAHVLAIKDMAGLLRPPAAAKLVSALRSRFDLPVHVHTHDTPGGQLATYVAAWQAGASAVDGAAAPLAGTTSQPALSSIVAAAAHTAHDTGLSLANVCELEPYWEALRRVYAPFEAGLPAPTGRVYTHEIPGGQLSNLRTQAAALGLGGRFEDIENAYAGADHALGRLVKVTPSSKVVGDLALALVGAGMSAGEFAADPHRCDIPDSVIGFLRGELGDPPGGWPEPLRSKALRGRSDTRPTATLTVEDYAELAEPGLTRRAALNRLLFPGPTREFRTHREQFGDTSRLSANQFFYGLRRGEEHRVELEKGVELLIGLEAISEPDDRGMRTVLCLLNGQLRPILVRDRSIDSAVRAVEKADRGNPDHVAAPFAGVVTIRVTVGERVSAGQTVATIEAMKMEAAITSPRAGTVTRLAVAPTASVEGNDLLVVVS
- a CDS encoding NADP-dependent oxidoreductase; protein product: MSRVVQFAEYGTPEVLRVVDVEPPAPGPTQVRIAVRAAGVNPIDWKILGGYMRELMPLELPAGVGSDVAGVVDAVGSEVTEWAVGDEVLGRSTTGSFADLALAEAAELVRKPEGVGWEVAGSLAGAGGTAYTVLGKLGVKAGDTLLIHAAAGGVGTFAVQLAKAQGVNVIGTAGESNHEYLRSLGATPVTYGDGLLERVRAAAPDGVDAVLDASGRGEIPLSIELTGDPARVLTLVAFDQADTGIEVHAGGSGSELGAALRELATLVAQERLAVSISETYPLTEAGAALSASTTGHVHGKLVVVP